One genomic segment of Erythrolamprus reginae isolate rEryReg1 chromosome 2, rEryReg1.hap1, whole genome shotgun sequence includes these proteins:
- the ANXA1 gene encoding annexin A1 isoform X2: MAFVSEFLKQARFMDDDEPRYLKSSKTGSAVHSYPSFDPSADAVALNKAITAKGVDEDGIINILTKRTNSQRQQIKRAYQQKHGKPLDEALKKALKSHLEDVVMAMLKTPAEFDADELRYSMKGLGTDEDILIEILASRNNKEIKDITRQYQEAFKRDLAKDIVSDTSGDFQKALLALQKGDRNENPHVNEELVDNDARKLYEAGERKKGTDVNAFIEILITRSPMHLRRVFQRYRNYSKHDMEKVLDLELKGDIENCLTAVVKCAVSKPAFFAEKLYLAMKGSGTRNRTLNRIMVSRAEIDMNEIKGFYKAKYGVSLCQAILDETKGDYEKILVALCGGDD, encoded by the exons ATGGCCTTTGTATCAGAATTCTTGAAGCAAGCCAGGTTTATGGATGATGATGAACCACGATACCTT AAAAGCTCTAAAACTGGTTCGGCGGTCCATTCTTATCCCAGTTTTGATCCTTCAGCTGATGCGGTTGCACTAAACAAAGCCATAACTGCtaaag GAGTTGATGAAGATGGCATCATCAATATTTTGACCAAAAGAACCAATAGCCAACGACAGCAGATCAAAAGGGCTTATCAACAGAAGCATGGCAAG CCTCTTGatgaagctttgaaaaaagctctcAAAAGCCATCTAGAAGATGTCGTCATGGCTATGCTGAAAACTCCTGCCGAATTTGATGCTGATGAGCTTAGATACTCTATGAAG GGGCTTGGAACAGATGAAGATATCTTAATTGAGATTCTGGCATCAAGGAACAATAAAGAGATTAAAGACATCACCAGACAGTATCAAGAAG CTTTTAAGAGAGATCTCGCCAAAGACATTGTCTCAGACACTTCTGGAGATTTTCAGAAGGCTTTGCTTGCCTTACAAAAG GGTGACCGAAATGAAAACCCACATGTGAATGAAGAGTTGGTAGACAATGATGCAAGG AAATTATACGAggctggagagagaaagaaaggaacggATGTTAATGCTTTCATTGAAATTCTCATTACCAGAAGCCCCATGCACCTTCGAAGAG TTTTTCAGAGATACCGGAACTACAGCAAACATGACATGGAGAAAGTTCTGGACCTTGAACTGAAAGGAGACATTGAGAATTGCTTGACGGCAGTTG TGAAATGTGCTGTAAGCAAGCCGGCTTTCTTTGCTGAGAAGCTCTACCTAGCAATGAAG GGTTCCGGAACACGCAACAGAACTCTGAACAGAATTATGGTGTCTCGGGCTGAAATCGACATGAATGAAATCAAAGGTTTTTACAAGGCAAAATACGGGGTGTCTCTCTGCCAGGCAATTTTG GATGAAACAAAGGGAGATTACGAAAAGATTTTGGTGGCTTTGTGCGGCGGTGATGACTAA
- the ANXA1 gene encoding annexin A1 isoform X3: protein MAFVSEFLKQARFMDDDEPRYLKSSKTGSAVHSYPSFDPSADAVALNKAITAKGVDEDGIINILTKRTNSQRQQIKRAYQQKHGKPLDEALKKALKSHLEDVVMAMLKTPAEFDADELRYSMKGLGTDEDILIEILASRNNKEIKDITRQYQEAFKRDLAKDIVSDTSGDFQKALLALQKGDRNENPHVNEELVDNDARKLYEAGERKKGTDVNAFIEILITRSPMHLRRVFQRYRNYSKHDMEKVLDLELKGDIENCLTAVVKCAVSKPAFFAEKLYLAMKGSGTRNRTLNRIMVSRAEIDMNEIKGFYKAKYGVSLCQAILGYYVLKTTRKLQLIHSAMP, encoded by the exons ATGGCCTTTGTATCAGAATTCTTGAAGCAAGCCAGGTTTATGGATGATGATGAACCACGATACCTT AAAAGCTCTAAAACTGGTTCGGCGGTCCATTCTTATCCCAGTTTTGATCCTTCAGCTGATGCGGTTGCACTAAACAAAGCCATAACTGCtaaag GAGTTGATGAAGATGGCATCATCAATATTTTGACCAAAAGAACCAATAGCCAACGACAGCAGATCAAAAGGGCTTATCAACAGAAGCATGGCAAG CCTCTTGatgaagctttgaaaaaagctctcAAAAGCCATCTAGAAGATGTCGTCATGGCTATGCTGAAAACTCCTGCCGAATTTGATGCTGATGAGCTTAGATACTCTATGAAG GGGCTTGGAACAGATGAAGATATCTTAATTGAGATTCTGGCATCAAGGAACAATAAAGAGATTAAAGACATCACCAGACAGTATCAAGAAG CTTTTAAGAGAGATCTCGCCAAAGACATTGTCTCAGACACTTCTGGAGATTTTCAGAAGGCTTTGCTTGCCTTACAAAAG GGTGACCGAAATGAAAACCCACATGTGAATGAAGAGTTGGTAGACAATGATGCAAGG AAATTATACGAggctggagagagaaagaaaggaacggATGTTAATGCTTTCATTGAAATTCTCATTACCAGAAGCCCCATGCACCTTCGAAGAG TTTTTCAGAGATACCGGAACTACAGCAAACATGACATGGAGAAAGTTCTGGACCTTGAACTGAAAGGAGACATTGAGAATTGCTTGACGGCAGTTG TGAAATGTGCTGTAAGCAAGCCGGCTTTCTTTGCTGAGAAGCTCTACCTAGCAATGAAG GGTTCCGGAACACGCAACAGAACTCTGAACAGAATTATGGTGTCTCGGGCTGAAATCGACATGAATGAAATCAAAGGTTTTTACAAGGCAAAATACGGGGTGTCTCTCTGCCAGGCAATTTTG
- the ANXA1 gene encoding annexin A1 isoform X1: protein MAFVSEFLKQARFMDDDEPRYLKSSKTGSAVHSYPSFDPSADAVALNKAITAKGVDEDGIINILTKRTNSQRQQIKRAYQQKHGKPLDEALKKALKSHLEDVVMAMLKTPAEFDADELRYSMKGLGTDEDILIEILASRNNKEIKDITRQYQEAFKRDLAKDIVSDTSGDFQKALLALQKGDRNENPHVNEELVDNDARKLYEAGERKKGTDVNAFIEILITRSPMHLRRVFQRYRNYSKHDMEKVLDLELKGDIENCLTAVVKCAVSKPAFFAEKLYLAMKGSGTRNRTLNRIMVSRAEIDMNEIKGFYKAKYGVSLCQAILQDETKGDYEKILVALCGGDD from the exons ATGGCCTTTGTATCAGAATTCTTGAAGCAAGCCAGGTTTATGGATGATGATGAACCACGATACCTT AAAAGCTCTAAAACTGGTTCGGCGGTCCATTCTTATCCCAGTTTTGATCCTTCAGCTGATGCGGTTGCACTAAACAAAGCCATAACTGCtaaag GAGTTGATGAAGATGGCATCATCAATATTTTGACCAAAAGAACCAATAGCCAACGACAGCAGATCAAAAGGGCTTATCAACAGAAGCATGGCAAG CCTCTTGatgaagctttgaaaaaagctctcAAAAGCCATCTAGAAGATGTCGTCATGGCTATGCTGAAAACTCCTGCCGAATTTGATGCTGATGAGCTTAGATACTCTATGAAG GGGCTTGGAACAGATGAAGATATCTTAATTGAGATTCTGGCATCAAGGAACAATAAAGAGATTAAAGACATCACCAGACAGTATCAAGAAG CTTTTAAGAGAGATCTCGCCAAAGACATTGTCTCAGACACTTCTGGAGATTTTCAGAAGGCTTTGCTTGCCTTACAAAAG GGTGACCGAAATGAAAACCCACATGTGAATGAAGAGTTGGTAGACAATGATGCAAGG AAATTATACGAggctggagagagaaagaaaggaacggATGTTAATGCTTTCATTGAAATTCTCATTACCAGAAGCCCCATGCACCTTCGAAGAG TTTTTCAGAGATACCGGAACTACAGCAAACATGACATGGAGAAAGTTCTGGACCTTGAACTGAAAGGAGACATTGAGAATTGCTTGACGGCAGTTG TGAAATGTGCTGTAAGCAAGCCGGCTTTCTTTGCTGAGAAGCTCTACCTAGCAATGAAG GGTTCCGGAACACGCAACAGAACTCTGAACAGAATTATGGTGTCTCGGGCTGAAATCGACATGAATGAAATCAAAGGTTTTTACAAGGCAAAATACGGGGTGTCTCTCTGCCAGGCAATTTTG CAGGATGAAACAAAGGGAGATTACGAAAAGATTTTGGTGGCTTTGTGCGGCGGTGATGACTAA